The genomic interval AGAATGCCTGGAAGTCCGGCCAGGAACTGCATGTCCACGGCTGGATCTATCGTCTCGAAGACGGTCTGCTGCGGGATATGGGGGTCACCGCCACCGGCCTCGACCGGTAGTCAGGAAAGGCACATGTCTGCTCATGAATCTCCTTGCCGATATACAACCTGCCCGGATGCTGGGCATCACGGTTTCCAGACAGTGGAAAAACGGCATTGAGTTATGTGCTCCGCTGGAGAAAAACCGGAATGACAAAGGAACCGGATTTGCCGGTTCCATTTCGTCCATCCTTACGCTTGCCGGCTGGGCATTGATGACCCGGAAACTGCACGAAGCCGGCCTTCAGGCCGAGGTTATGGTCGTGAAATCCGAAACGGAATTCACCGCTCCGGTAACCGGCGATTTCATGGCTGCCTGCGAAACATCGGATGCCGAAACAGCGCGCGTTTTACAGGAACTGGAAGCCCGCGGTCGCAGCCGGATTGAACTTTACAGCGAAATTCCCGACTGTGCCCGCATGACGGCATCCTATGCGGTGATCGCTATTTGATCACCTTGCGGGTCTGCTGCACCAGAGCTTTCCAGAGCTCTTCCTCGTTTTCCGCGTTAAGCAGCAGATCGCGGGCCGTTTTATCGCGGAAGGTCTGCGAAAGTCCGGCCAGCAGTTTAAGGTAAAATGCACTGGTGGCGGTCGGAATCACCATAAAGAAAAAGAGGCGCGTAAGCGTCCGGCCGGGGCCGCCGAAACGAATGCCTTTTTTATGAATGCCCAGCGCCATGGTCAGCCCGCCGCCCTCCACTCCGCGCACGTGCGGAAATGCCATTCCACCGTCAATGGCGGTGCTGATGATGTCTTCGCGCTGCATCGCCATATACAACAGCTGGCGACCGTCTTCCACAAAGCCTTCGGCCTGCATGCGTTCACAGATTTCGCCAAGCACTTCCTCGGGCGTATTTCCGGTCAGCGGAGTAATCATCAGCGGCTGTGTGGAAAAGCGGGCAATGCCGATCTTCCGTTTTTCGCCATACACCCGGCTGGCATGTTCCCGGGCCACCACTTCAGACGGCACGTAAAGATAGCGGGTGCAGTTCGGGCAGCGATGAATGTCCTCTGCATGATGCACTTCATTCACCTGGCTGATGCTGAGCTTCATACCGCAGCCCGTGCAGTGCCCGTCAATCAGCGGCACCACCGCTTCCGGATGCTTTTTGAGCAGATCGTTGATATGGGTCTTCGTACGTTGCGGAATGTTTTCGCTGAGCAATGCAATATTCTCGTCAAGTACGTCGAGCGGTGCTTTGGGCATCGCGACTTTTTTCTGGATGCGGGCAACTACAAGTTCCTGCAACTGAATCAGCTGATTGATGAGTTTACGATTATTCATGTTTCTTTCCTTTCTGGATTAGCTCCTGTGCACGCTCAAGAGCGGCATCAATGGAGGAGCAGAAATTTTCAGCGCCGACCTCGTCGAGGAACCCGGACTGTTTAAAGGTTCTGTGCGGCTGGGCAGCAACGCCGGAAAAAACCAGCTCGGTTTTCTTTTTGCGGCATTGCGCATGCAGCTGCCGCAGATTATGCAGGCCGGTGGCATCAATGGCCGGAACGTGCCGTATCCGCAGAACCAGCACCGGAATATTTTTACGGCGGTTCCCCAGTGCATTCCAGAATGTATCAGCCATCCCGAAGAAAAACGGTCCTTCAACCTCGTAAACCTCAACCCCCGGCGGCACCTCACGCAGCGCAAAGGCCCGGGGATCTTCGGCAGAGTCGACATCGCCGCTGACGGCATCGGTGATCACACTGACATTGGCGATTTCCGACATCCGCCGGATAAACAGCAGGGCCGACAGCACAATACCGACTTCCACCGCCACGGTCAGATCGATCAGAACGGTCAGCAGAAACGTAAGCACCAGCACCAGCCGGTCACTGCGCGGTCCTTTCAGAATGGACAGAAAATTCTGCTTTTCACTCATATTCCAGGCGACCACCACAAGAATGCCCGCCAGCGTGGAGAGCGGAACCATTTTAGCCAGCGGCGCAAACAGCAGAAGAATCAGGGCCAGCGTGACGGCATGGATAATTCCGGCCAGCGGGGAGCGGGCTCCGCTTTTCACATTTGCGGCGGTACGGGCAATGGCGCCCGTAGCCGGAATTCCGCCGAAAAAGGCCGAACCGATGTTGGCAACACCCTGCGCAATAAGCTCGGTATTCGGGCGGTGCTTTCCGCCGATCATGCCGTCGGCGACCGTGGCCGACAACAGCGACTCAATGGCCGCAAGCAGAGCAACCGTAAAAGCCGGGACAATCAGGTTCCGGAGTTCGGATAATTCGGGAATAGCAAACATGCCAGGCAGCGGCAGGGTACGCGGCAGTTCGCCGAAACGACTCCCGATGGTTTCAACATCAAGGTGCAACAGCGCCGCAACGGTGGTAGTTGCCAGCATGGCGATTAGCATGGCAGGGGTTCGGGGAGCCCACCGTCGCGACGCATAAATGATTAAAACCGTGGCTATGCCCAGCGCGGCCGCCGCCGGTGTGCAGGTGTCCATGGCCTGGAAATAGACCGCCCATTTCGGAATAAATTCTGCGGGAACAGTCTCGATATGCAGTCCGAACAGATCTTTGATCTGCGTGGAAAAAATGACCAGTGCGATCCCGCTGGTAAATCCGGTGGTGACCGGAAACGGGATGAAGCGGATCAGACCGCCGAGCCGGAACAGACCGAACAGAATCAGCAGCAGGCCGGCCAGCAGCATACACCAGACGAGCCCGCTATAGCCGAATTCCGCCACAATGCCGGCAACAATCACCACAAATGCGCCTGTCGGCCCGCCGATCTGCACCCGGCTGCCGCCGAGCAGCGAAATCAACAATCCGGCAACGATGGCCGTGAAAAGTCCACGTTCCGGCGGCAGTCCGCTGGCTATGGCGAAAGCCATCGCCAGCGGCAGGGCAATCACCCCTACGGTAATCCCGGCGGAGATATCAGCGATAACGGTTTCCCGGGTACTGGTTTTCAGAAGAGTGAAGAACTTTGGGCGGAACATGGAACGGTCCTTTGTTTAATTCATGAAATAACGAAGATAGATGTAGGCACTGCCGACAAGCAGACTGATGATCATAAACGGGAAACCGTATTTGGTGAAGGAGCCGAAGGTGACTTTACAACCGTTCCGGTTGGCCACCTGGGCAATCACAACGTTGGCCGAAGCTCCGACCAGGGTGCCGTTGCCGCCGAAACAGGCCCCAAGTGCCAGCGACCAGAGCAGCGGCTCAGCAATCTGCGCATGAATGAGTGCCTCATCGCTGATTCCCATCTGTTGCGCAAAAACGGGAATAATGCCTTTCACCAGCGGAATCATGGCCATCACCAGTGGAATATTATCCACAATGGCCGAGGCAAGAGCACTGAACCAGAGAATCGTCAGTGCGGTAGCCATCAGATTGCCTTTACAGATATGCAGAATAAATTCCCCCATCGCCTCGAAAACATGGGCATGTTCCAACGCGGCAATCATCATAAACAGACCGGAAAAGAAAAGAATCGTATTCCATTCGACGTGCAGCAGCGAATGGTGAATATCCTTCCGGCAGATCAGCACCATCAGCATGGCTCCCGCCAGCGCAATAATCCCCGGCTCGATGTCGAGCAGGCGACTGCTGAAAAATCCGGCAAGAATCAGCCCGAAAACGAAAAGCGATTTTTTCAATACCGCCGGCTGCAGAATCGCCTTTTCCGGACGGGACTGTTCGATGCGTTTACGCGTCTGTTCCGTGGTTCGGGTCTGTTTGCGGAACAGCAGGGCCAGCAGGGCCAGCAGCAGAACCATGCTTATAAGAACCGGCGGAGTGAGATTCAGCAGAAAGTCGTTGAAAGACAGATGCGTCTGCGAACCGATCAGAATATTCGGCGGATCGCCCACCAGCGTTGCTGTGCCGCCGATGTTGGAAAAAACCGCTTCCATAATAAGAATCGGCGCGGCCGGAATTTCCAGAAGCTGACAGAGCAGAATCGTGATCGGCGCCATCAGAATGACCGTAGTCACATTGTCCAGGAACGCCGAAAGCAGTGCGGTGAGAATCATAAAAAAGATGACAATCACCAGTCCGTTGCCTTTGGCAACGCGGGCCAGCTTGATCGCCAGCCATTCAAAGACTCCGGTATCGGTGAGGGTGTTGACAACCACCATCATACCGATCAGCAGAAAAAGAACATTCAGATCAATGGCGTGCAGTGCCTCTTCATAGCCCACCAGATGAAAACAGACCATAATGCCGGCACCGATCAGTGCCGCAATGGTTTTATCAACAATTTCGGTGGCAATGAAAAAGTAGACCACCAGAAATACAATAATTGGAACGAACATGGGTTACTCCTCAGTGGTTGATGACGGTGTCGAGCACCAGGCCTTTATCAATACTACCGACCCAGCGATTGTTTTCATCCACGACGTAAAGCTTGGGATAGGATTTGATCGCGAGGTCGAAAACGATTTCCATGATGGTGTAATCCATCGGCACCGTTTTCACTGTCGGTGACATCATATCTGCAGCAGATGCAGCCTGTTCGTCTTCAAAATATTTTTCGAACGGATCAAATTCGGCAATAAAGGAGACGCTTTTGAGTTGGCCGAAAAATTCCGGCAACCCGTATTTAAAGAGGCGTTCCACCGTAATTTCACCGAGAATCCGCTGCTCTTTATCAACAACCGGAATCGCATGCTGGTGATTCACACTCATCAGATGCGAACAGACGGAAACCGGATCGGATTCTTTCAGGCTGAACCGGGGAGGGCGCATGATGTCACGCGCCAGAATCGGTTTGTCGATCCGAGGATTGTGCGCCAGAAAAATATCGCGCAGTTCAGTCGGGCTCTTTGCATTCAGTACCGCGCGCCGGACCGGCGGGTCCGTGAGCAGTCGCGAGAGCTGCGCCATGATTTTGAGCGAAACCGAGGGATCGACCTGCGGCGTCAGAATCAGGCAGACAATCCGAACCGGGGCCTGCTCAAACATGACCGGTTCTTCAAACGTGGCTACTGCGAACAGGGCCTGATGCAGATGTTCCAGCCGTGCATGCGGAAAAGCAATCCCGTCTCCCAGTGCCGTGGTCTGACGGTTCTCACGGGCAATAACCGCTTTCAGCACCGCCTCCGGGGTCAGCGTTGCGTTCACGTCATAAAATCCGTTGCTGCAAAGGCGGTTGAGCATCGTTTCAAATACGGCGTCACGTGGAGCAGACCGGAGAGCGGGCTGCCACGATTCCTCACCGCGGGTATAATTCATGATATTCATAGAGCATCTCCTTCTAAAGCATTGCTTCAGCTTTGGCCTGCAGGTAGTGAGAAAGAATATTCTTCGCCTCAAGGGTTCCCACGAGACGGCGCTCGCTGTCCACCACGGCAATTTCACGGATATGGTTCAGCTGCATCAGGTCGAGCACCTCTTTCAGGGGAGAAGCGGTCTGAACAGTGACCGGATGTTCCGCAAGATCGTGGCCGCGGAAAAAATTCAGCACATAACTGATGGCGGGCAGCAGGTCGGCTTCTTCGCTTCTGTTTCGCGAGAGTTCAAGCATTTTAACCGCAATCTGCTTGGCCTGTATGACACCGACCAGACGGCCGGAGGCATTTTCAAGATACACCTTGCTGCGGTCGGATGCGCAGAGTGCCGAAGCCAGCTTTTCAAGCGAAACGTCGCTTTCAGCACGCAGACAGGTACTGTTAATGAGGTGGGCAATATCTTTAACGGTGGTTTTTTCAAGACTGTTCTTCATGGAAGTCCTTTTGATTGAATTCGTGCAGTAATGAGAGTGGTTCACCATCAGTACGATGGTTTTTCCTGCCCCCGGAACCGGATGAGGTCCGGGGAATCTCACATCAGCGGAATCAAATCCGCAGAGGCATACGCCATCCGCCGGCCATTGGAGCCCCACTGGCGGACAGCATAAAAAAGCGGCATTTCGTATAGCCGAAATGATCAAATGCAAACGCGTACCTCTTACACGGAGCATCAAAGAAATATACGCGGACATCCTCCGGAGAATCCCGGTCCGGTACGGTACCGTCGATGCGGCACAGCTCATCGCTTTGTTCAATACAGGTCTGGACATTCCGTTCCCGCAGCGGCTCTGCAACAAAGACGGCCAGCAGATTCAGCATCAGCGGAATCAGCAGCGCAAACAGAATGGTGCGGTTTCTGAGCATAGTATATTTTATCCTGTAACCGTCCGGCGTTTAACCAGCTCGGCATTAATGCTGCGGCGCGCGGCACGGATATCGAGCACACCGAGCAGTTTGCCCGATGCCTGACTGTCGATAACGGGAAGCGACTCCACCTGATTGTTACTCATTTCCTTGAGTGCTTCAGCCAGACTCATGGTTGAGAGCAGTTTATGGCGGGCCGGCTGCATCACATCGCCCACTACCAGCCACTGCCAGGTATCACGCTCATTGAGCAGTTCCTTCAGGTTTTCAAACGTCAGCACGCCGATAATTGTTCCCTCGCTGGAAACGACCGGATATACAAAGGTGTCCTGATCGGCAAAGTGCTGGATCACAGTCTCAAGCGGAGTGCCTTCGTGCAGTGGAACGATGCCTTTATCAACGACATCATTCACTTTCATTTCCGCCATGACATCTTCTTCGGTCACATTGCAGCCGATTTCTCCGGCTTTTTTTACCGCCATGCGTGTAAACACCGGACCGATCAGCTGCACGCACAACGTGGTAGCCGTGACCGTGAAAATGATCATATCGCCCAGGTTCATCCCGTCCAGAATTTCGATGTGGCGCATGTTCTGACTGGCCACAATGGAAAGACCGACAGCCACCCCGCCCTGCGCAAAAATCGCCATACCGAGGTAGTTCTGTACCGGTTTTTCAGCGTTTGAAATGCGCCCGCCCCAATACGCGCCAATCCACTTTCCGAAACTGCGCATCACCACATAGGCCGCCACCAGCCCCCATACCCATATCGGCATGTTGTTGAGCGAAAGACGGGCCCCGACCAGCACGAAGAAAATGATGTAAATCGGTGTCGCAAATGAACGAACGGTTTCAAACAGCTTCTTGGAACGGTTCGGCGCTTTGTTGATCAGCACAATACCAACGGCCATGGTCGCCAGAATCAGGTCCATCTTGAAGGCCACCGCCAGACCGATGCACACCAGGATCAGGCCGATGGAAATCCCCAGACGTTTTTCGCTCTGAGGCAGATAACTCATCACATAATCGAGCACAAATCCGCAGATGATCCCCAGCAGAATGGCGCCGCCGAGTTCAATAAACGTATGCAGCAGTGTCAACCCGATGGAATGATCACTGCCCTGAACCAGAATGGTTGCAACGGATGTACCGAGCCCGTAGAGCGTCATAGCCAGCGCATCGTCCAGCGCCACAATCGCCACAATCGCCGTCGTCAGCACCCCGGCCGAGCGGTATTCCCAGAGCACATCAATGGTCGATGCCGGATCGGTGGCCGAAGCAATCGCCCCGAAAACAATTCCGGCGGCCAGTGCAGTCACCCAGTTATGGCAGACAAAATAGAGAATCAGCGTGGAAACCGCACACACCAGCACAAAGGCCGCAACGCCTTCACCAATCAGAATCGTCGTGAACTGTCTGCCGTATTTCTTGAAAATACCGGCACTGAGCTCGCCGCCGACCAGAAACCCGATCAACCCGAGCGCAAAGTTGTTGAAAGGGGTTAAGGCTTCAATATCACTCGGATGCAGCAGTCCGATTCCGGTATCACCAATCAGCACTCCGACCACAATATAGCCGACCACCTGCGGAACTTTCAGCTTCTGGAAAATAAATGCGCCGATCACCCCGCCGGCGACACAGATTCCGAGGATGGCAAGAACGCCTAATTCGATACCGGGCATGCGTTTACTCTCCAAACAACTTTGAATGAATAAATGCGGGATCGTCGGATTCAATGATGGCCTTACGTACGGCGGCATCCTTCAGCCGGTTGCTGACCCCCGAAAGCGTCCGGATATATTTGGCATGCTGATCGGAACGCGCCGCCAGCATGCAGACAATCTGAACCGGCTGATTATCGAGCGAGGAATAACCGCTGATCGGTTTTTTGCAAACCGCCACCGCCATCACCAGATCGGATACCGAATCGATGCGCACATGCGGCACCCCGACCCCGAAACCGATGCCGGTACTCATCAGCTCCTCACGGGCAAAAATTCCTTTCAGCAGTTCTTCACGATTATGCACAAACGGCGTCTCTGCCAGCAGATCGACCAGATTCCGCAGCACCGTATCTTTATCCCCTTCTTCCAGAATCAGGATACGTTCCGCCGTCAGCGTTGCACTGCTGGTCATCCCTTTTTTCTTCGCCGGCATCTGCTGCGAGATCCGGGAATTCACCCAGTTTTCCACATCGCTGCGCTTAAAGCGCCAGGTGGTCCCCAGCTTACCGCCGGGCAGATCTCCCTTCTGAGCCCAGTCATAGACCGTTCGTTCAGAAACGCGAAGATATTCAGCCACTTCTTCAATCGTCATAATTTCGTGCATATTCGACACCCTCCGTTCGGATATGCGAAAAACTACAACAAACCGCACTGTATGCAAGTGATAATTTCCAGAGATTGGAAATTACCGAAAAAACCGCCCCTGCCGGATCTCAGGCAGAGGCGGTAACCCAGAAGTATCCGTACCTAACCGACAGGCACAGCAACCCATGTTTCCTTCTGAAAAGTTAAAGACCGCAGACAAACACAGTTGAAACCGGATTTATTCCGGTTCATCTGTGCCGGTCTGCAGAGGCCGGTTTATGAATTAATGATCACACGCATTGCTTCCGGGAACCAGTTCGCCCCCCAGCCATGCTTCTGCAACGGCCCGGGGCTCCCCGGACGGCGCCCCCACGATGGTTTCGATATTATTCTGGGCAAACAGCTGCTGCGCTCGCGATCCCATACCCCCGGCAATAATCGCCGTGGCTCCCTGCTCAGCCAGCCAGGCCGGCAGAACCCCCGGCTCATGTGGCGGCGGCACCAGTTCGGTGCTGGCCGTAATCGTCTTTTTCTCCGGATCAACATCCAGCAGAGTGAACACTTCGCAGTGTCCGAAGTGCATACACAGTTTTCCTTCTGCAGTAGGTATTGCAATTTTCATGATAATGTCCCTTTGTGGTTATAATTCATTTTTTCCCGAAAGCTTCTTAACCCGGCCGTTTTCCACCCTGTCCGCGGTACAGTGCTGTTCGAGCTTCAGAAGAGGTTCGATAATGTCATTAAGCAGCCGCGCGGTTTCGGAAGCGGCATGACTCTGAATAAAGGGCCGGCCCGAATCGCACGCTCTGCCAACCGCCGGATCAATCGGAATTTTTCCAAGAAAAGGTACCCCGAAATCCGCCGCCATGGATTCGCCACCGCCGGAAAGAAAAATATCCACCACTTCACCGCATTTCGGGCAGGTGAAACCGCTCATATTCTCCACAATACCCAGTACCGGCATAGACAGTTTTTCACAGAAGCGCAGCGATTTCCGCACATCCACTGCGGCCACCTGCTGCGGCGTTGTCACAATCACCGCGCCGGACGGCTCCTCAATCAGCTGACAGATCGACAACGGTTCATCGCCCGTACCGGGCGGACAGTCGACAATCAGATAATCCAGCTCACCCCATTCAACATCGCCGAGAAACTGCCGGATAACCCCCATTTTCATGGGACCGCGCCAGATAAACGGATTATCGGCATCTTCACACAGAAAACCCACCGACATCACCTTCAGGCTTCCGGCATAAACCGGCTGAATCGCTTCGTCGGTCCCCGTCAGCAGAAGCGGACCGATCCCGAGCATCGTCGGAACACTGGGACCATGAATATCAACATCCAGCAGACCGACACGCCGGCCGGCTTCCGCCAGCGCAACCGCCAGATTTACCGCCACGGTACTTTTCCCGACACCGCCTTTGCCGGACAACACGCAGATTTTATGCTTCACCCGCGCCATACGGTCATTGATTTTCCGGCGTTCTTCTTCCGGATTATGCGGAGGTTTCGCAGCGCATTCACTCATCGTTCTTTCTCCACCTCATGTTAAAACCGGCGAAACCGGATATAATTTCTGCATCGAGATGATCCCTGAAACAGTTCACCGCCGCCTCTCCGGTACAGTGACACGGAACCATAAAGGCCGGAGCAAATTCCCGAAGGGCCCCGACCGTCGCGGCCAACCGCTCTTCCGTCGCGCTTTTCAGATGAAGTCCGCCGATAATACCGAGAACCGGTTTTCCGCCGGTCGTATCTCTTATGTAGTCGAGCGTGTTAATCAGACCGGAATGGCAGCATCCGCACACCACCAGTAATCCATCGGGAGTCTCAATCCACATCGCCATATCATCCCTGATCGGATCCGGCCGCAGCCCTTCCCGATCACAGAAAAAAGGCCCGCCCGTATCCTCCAGTGTATGGGAACGTGGAATCGGACCGGTCAATCCAACTCCGGGCGCAATTTCCATCGGTTCCCGGACCCAGTGCAGATGCGAATCCGTCAGATTCGCCACCAGCAGCCGCTGTTCCGCAGGCATGGAAATCTCTTTCGGATCCCGCCCCGGATAAATACTGAAACGTTCACTGAAAATTTTCGGATGGCCATACACCTGAATCTCAGGATTTTCCCCAAGTACCACATCAACTGCACCCGTATGGTCATAATGACCGTGACTCAGCACAAAAATATCCGCATCCGCCAGCTCGAATCCGCATGCCTCCGCATTCTGCTCCAGCGCATGGCCCTGTCCCGTATCCATCAGAATTTTTTTACCGCCCGCGTCAATCTGCACCGAAAAGCCATGCTCGACCATCAGCCCCTCCGCCGCTGTATTATCGACCAGAATCCGAAGCCCCCGGAATGTACCGCCCGATTGCCCGTTCCAGAAAAAAGATTCGCTTTGGAGTGTGCCCGTTGGAGGTTTACGAGGTGACATGACAACACTCCTCAGCGAAAAGCTGTTTTTGAATGGTTTCCCAGATTTCGCGTACTGCCCGGGCGGCAGCGCCATCGGAACTCTCGACCAGTGCCCGGGCATTGACCTGAGCATCAGTCACTGCCGCATCATATGGAATACGACCGACCGGCACCGCCTTCATCGATTTCGCCAGCGCCTCAATCCGTGAAGTCATTTTCGGGTTAATATCCCACTTGTTCACACAAATCATTGCCGGAATCCGGAAGTGGGTAATCAACTGAAGCACCCGCTCAAGATCGTGCTCTCCGGAAAGAGTCGGTTCGGTAACCACCAGTACAGCATCCGCACCGGTAATGGAAGCAATCACCGGACAGCCGATGCCCGGAGAGCCGTCAACCAGCACCACCGTGGCCTTTTCTTTTTCCGCTATTTTCCGGATTTCAGAACGCAGCAGACTTACCAACTTGCCGGAATTCTCGGCCCCGGGGTGCATCCGTGCATGTACCATGGAACCGTGCCGCGTCTTTGAACGATGCCAGACTCCGCATTCCTGTTCCGGAAAATCAATGGCTTGTTCCGGACAGAACTCCACACACGCGCCGCAGCCCTCGCACGCCATCACATCCACATTAAAATCCTTAATCGCATCGAAACGGCAGACCGCCATACATAGACCGCATTGCATACAGTCTCCGGACCGTATTTCAGCCAGATGACCGCTTACAAAGTTTTCCGATGTCTGAATTTCGGGTTGCAGAATCAGATGCAGATCGGCGGCATCAACATCGCAGTCCGCCAGCACCGGATGTACCGCAAGGGCCGCGAAAGAGGCCGTAATACTGGTTTTCCCCGTGCCCCCTTTCCCACTGATAATCACTAATTCCTTCATAACATCGCCTTTAATTTTTCAGGAACAGCCCGCAGTGTTTCATTCAGTCCGGGCATCACCGAATTGATGGATTCGCCACGGGAATAGGCCTCGGCCGCACGGCGGTCTTCCGGAACCTCGACCAGCAGCGGAATCCCCTCAGCCTCACAATACGTGCGAATCGGATGCGCTTCGTCAGTCACCCGGTTTACGGCCACTCCGAATGGAACCCCCAGATCGCGAATAGTTTCCACCGCCAGCTTCAGATCGTGCAGACCGAACGGCGTCGGCTCGGTTACCAATATCGCGGCATCACACGCCTTCACCGCCGTTACATACGGACAGGATGTCCCCGGCGGACAGTCCACAATCGTAAGGCCATCCGGCGAAGCGTGCTCCAGCGTTTTACGGATGAGCGGCGGCGACATCGCCTGCCCCACATCGAGCCGACCCGAAACAAAACGGACATGATCCCGCCGGCCGGTTTCAATCTGCCCGATCGGCTCTTCTATTTCTTTAAGCGCTCCGGTCGGACAGATCCGGATACAGGCCCCGCAACTGTGACAGAGCTCATTAAAAACCAGCGTCTTTTTGCCTACGCTCACCACCGCATTGAACCGGCATACCCGTGCACATTCACCGCACCCGGTACACACCGCTGAATCAACAGCCGGTACAGGTCGGCAGACCTGTTCCCGGCTTTCAATTTCCGGACGGATAAAAAAATGACTGTTCGGCTCCTCCACATCGCAGTCGAGGAGCGTGACCTCCTCCTGCACGGCAAACGCCATTGCACAGGAGAGGGTCGTTTTACCCGTTCCGCCTTTTCCGGATGCCACGGCAATTTTCATTATACCCAATGGCCTTCCACGTTAGCTTCCTCCGCCGGTTGCAATTCACCTTTCCGCAACTGCTCAACCGCCTTCGATACCACCGTGTTTTCGCACGTAAAGACCTTAACCCCTGCCGCATCAAGCACGGCAAACGCTTTAGGCCCGCAGTTTCCGGTAATCACTGCATCAACCTGCTCTTCACATACACAGGCGGCGGACTGAATACCCGCCCCCTGTGCAGCATTCAGGTTCTGCTTATTCTCCTTCAGCGAAAACGTTCCTGTTTCTGTATCGTAAATCAGGAAACGCGGCGCGCGCCCGAAACGGGTATCCACGGGCGCGCTGAGATTTTCGCCGGATGTACTGATGGCAATCTTCATTGCCCGGCCCCATTCCGTCCATTGCCTCTCATGCCCATTCCCCGTCCACCGCCACAGCGGTTTCCACGTCGCATCGCCCGGCCCAGCCGTGTGGTCTGCTGACCGCGTGCAGCGCCATTGTTCGTGCAGTTTCCTGCACCTCGTCCAGTCATCGGGCCCTCACCATTGGGGCCTGTTCCATTTCTATTCGGCATCTTGTGCCTCCTTTGCGTTTGGTTGTTCACATACACCCCGCCGCCGGCGTCGTTGCCCTTTTCTGCAGCAGGTTTTCCCGCGAATCACAACCGCCCCGCCTTCCATTCGGATCGCTTTTCCATTTACTAACGCATCAGCAACTTTCCCCCGCGCCGATGTAAGGATCCGCCCGACTGTCTGCCGGGAAATATTCATCCGTTCTGCGACCTGTTCCTGATACAATCCTTCATGATCCGCCAGTCGGATCGCCTCAATCTCATCGAAAGAAAGTACAACTTCGCCAATCTCGCTCATGCGTACCCCCGCCGGCTTAAACCAGGTCAGATCAGGCATATGTTCAATTTCGCGAAT from Verrucomicrobia bacterium S94 carries:
- a CDS encoding (4Fe-4S)-binding protein produces the protein MKELVIISGKGGTGKTSITASFAALAVHPVLADCDVDAADLHLILQPEIQTSENFVSGHLAEIRSGDCMQCGLCMAVCRFDAIKDFNVDVMACEGCGACVEFCPEQAIDFPEQECGVWHRSKTRHGSMVHARMHPGAENSGKLVSLLRSEIRKIAEKEKATVVLVDGSPGIGCPVIASITGADAVLVVTEPTLSGEHDLERVLQLITHFRIPAMICVNKWDINPKMTSRIEALAKSMKAVPVGRIPYDAAVTDAQVNARALVESSDGAAARAVREIWETIQKQLFAEECCHVTS
- a CDS encoding dinitrogenase iron-molybdenum cofactor biosynthesis protein; translated protein: MKIAISTSGENLSAPVDTRFGRAPRFLIYDTETGTFSLKENKQNLNAAQGAGIQSAACVCEEQVDAVITGNCGPKAFAVLDAAGVKVFTCENTVVSKAVEQLRKGELQPAEEANVEGHWV
- a CDS encoding (4Fe-4S)-binding protein, coding for MKIAVASGKGGTGKTTLSCAMAFAVQEEVTLLDCDVEEPNSHFFIRPEIESREQVCRPVPAVDSAVCTGCGECARVCRFNAVVSVGKKTLVFNELCHSCGACIRICPTGALKEIEEPIGQIETGRRDHVRFVSGRLDVGQAMSPPLIRKTLEHASPDGLTIVDCPPGTSCPYVTAVKACDAAILVTEPTPFGLHDLKLAVETIRDLGVPFGVAVNRVTDEAHPIRTYCEAEGIPLLVEVPEDRRAAEAYSRGESINSVMPGLNETLRAVPEKLKAML
- a CDS encoding ATP-binding protein; the protein is MSECAAKPPHNPEEERRKINDRMARVKHKICVLSGKGGVGKSTVAVNLAVALAEAGRRVGLLDVDIHGPSVPTMLGIGPLLLTGTDEAIQPVYAGSLKVMSVGFLCEDADNPFIWRGPMKMGVIRQFLGDVEWGELDYLIVDCPPGTGDEPLSICQLIEEPSGAVIVTTPQQVAAVDVRKSLRFCEKLSMPVLGIVENMSGFTCPKCGEVVDIFLSGGGESMAADFGVPFLGKIPIDPAVGRACDSGRPFIQSHAASETARLLNDIIEPLLKLEQHCTADRVENGRVKKLSGKNEL
- a CDS encoding DUF134 domain-containing protein gives rise to the protein MPRPENIREIEHMPDLTWFKPAGVRMSEIGEVVLSFDEIEAIRLADHEGLYQEQVAERMNISRQTVGRILTSARGKVADALVNGKAIRMEGGAVVIRGKTCCRKGQRRRRRGVCEQPNAKEAQDAE
- a CDS encoding MBL fold metallo-hydrolase; this encodes MLRSMPGHWSRVPMALPPGQYAKSGKPFKNSFSLRSVVMSPRKPPTGTLQSESFFWNGQSGGTFRGLRILVDNTAAEGLMVEHGFSVQIDAGGKKILMDTGQGHALEQNAEACGFELADADIFVLSHGHYDHTGAVDVVLGENPEIQVYGHPKIFSERFSIYPGRDPKEISMPAEQRLLVANLTDSHLHWVREPMEIAPGVGLTGPIPRSHTLEDTGGPFFCDREGLRPDPIRDDMAMWIETPDGLLVVCGCCHSGLINTLDYIRDTTGGKPVLGIIGGLHLKSATEERLAATVGALREFAPAFMVPCHCTGEAAVNCFRDHLDAEIISGFAGFNMRWRKNDE